The DNA sequence AAGTGTTGTAAATGCAGAAAACCATGTCATTGGGCCACGTGTTTGTTTGCTCCAACAGACCAAGAATGCGAGCGTTTTAGGCTTCTGTTGGACCAACTGGAATGAAATTGTTTTCGTCACTGACCAAGGAATAGAATTTTACCAGGTACCGTGACAGCACATTTAGCCCTAAGTCATATACAGAGTCTggagagagaaagtgtttgatttgtTTGATCGCTTCTTTCCACAAACACGATGatagtttttgttgttttagaaGGTTATGTTGGTACCGATGCTTGGATTCTTTGTCCAGGTGCTTCCTGATAAACGAACACTGAAGATGTTGAAGAGTCAGAGCATTAATGTCAACTGGTACATCTACTGCCCAGAGCCAGCAGTTCTTCTGCTCTCCACCACCGTGCAGGGCAATGTTCTACAGCCGTTCGCTTTCAAAGTGAGCTTCATGTGGTTCTTAGTGGTAGAACGTTCTAGCACGGTTTCTAATTAATACTACATTTCAACAAAATCTGTTCTTCATGGTTCTGTAGTCATTTGCTAATTTCTATGTTAAAAAACTTTTGATAACATAGTTAATGCAGTTTCAGTGAATTTGAACGACTGTAAATAACATCCTGGAAATAAGGCGATGGTCTCGGTGTGCGCTTCCTAAGAGAGGGCTAAAGGACTGCTGATTCCAGTGGAGAATCAATTAAATAGATTTCAGTGTAGGGTTAAGCATTTACGTAGGAAATTGATGATCAATGATCATATCTCTATATAGTAGAGGTACAGTACAGAGGTGATTAGAGGTGCATGTCCTCTTTAAAAGTAGGTTGCTGTCTTGGGTGATTTACTAACATAAGCTTGAGTTGTCATGATATAAACATTCCataaaaaaagataaatatggaataaaataatatattattaattATAGAATAAAACCTAAACGAAGGCATGTAGCTTCTATGTATTTCACAGTCACTAGTAAATATGCATTAAGCAAAAGTATTTCaaatgttagggttagggtacaaCAGCACAATTGTTATACTAATAAATATATAGCTATTGACATTTAGAAATATCAGATTACAACTTTTCACAGTTCCGCCTTGTTACTCTCTCAGTTCTGTTcagttctgtttctttttaatgtCTTTGGTCTTGGTGCTTGGTGCATCATCTCACGTTACAATTACAAATCTTTGTCGTTTCCCTGTTTTTTTATCCTTGTTTTGTTGTGAACTGTAGATTTTCTCAATTTTGGTTAGTATTACCTTTGTTGGAACTTGGTATTTTTGACATCTCCAGCATAATCCTGTATGCAGTAATATCTGTGTAACATTTGAGTGTATGATGTGTCTTTATCTGGTCGTCTTTAGAATGGCACGATGTCCAAGATGCCAAAGTTTGAGATTGAGCTCCCGATGGTTCCCAAGCCAGCCAAGCTTAACCTCTCTGAGCGAGACATTGCAGTGGCCACCATGTAAGTACCGTCCTTGTGGACATGACACATGATGCGCTTTTTTGTGCATTTCAATTTGTAAGCACTTATTACATCTTATTACATCTGTTGGCCTGCAAAAGGCTATCAGAAGTAGGAGTGTAAAGTGGAATTTTGCTATGATGGGCCATAGTGGTATTTGTTAGTTGTCATTGCAGAATCACATGTGTTGTTTGTTTACTATCTAGTTATGGGCAGCTTTATGTAATGTACCTCAAGCATCACTCCAGAACAACCAACAGCTCAGGAGCAGAAGTCGTACTATATCACCTGCCCCGGTAAGTTGTTGGGCTGACCCTGAATCTTTAGATGCATTCATATGAATGTGAATATTTtccattttgatttttttaattCAAACGTTTTATTTGGCAAGTTTCTTTTATTTGTTATGTTAGTCATTAGAAATTCGATTTAAAATAGGGTACCTATTGTGCTTGATGATACCGAGCACAATTGGCTCACCTGATATTACATGTTGTTAAATCTGACAACTCTGATGCTGTTCAGGATATCTTTCCAGATGACTTATGTATGTGTACTACTGATATAATTCCAAGTTATTTGTTGCTGCATAAACATTTTTACGCCATAAATCTTGCTTAACAAAGCTTCAGAGCTGAAAATCCTCTTTAAAAGATATTTTGACCCTCATTAGGGAGAGACTGTGGGCCATACCTAGAAATCTTGTTTTCCTGTGTAACTGAGCTTCTTGTTCTGTAGAGAGGGCTCCTGTAAGAAGACTCATGTGTTGAAATTGAACACCACAGGCAAGTttgctttaaatgttgtggacAACCTGATTGTGGTGCACCATCAGAGTTCACAGGTGAGTTTTAGAGCTCCTGTCACTGAGCTTTCTCCAGAAAAGCGAATCCTATCACAGACACATTCATACTTTAATAGAGGAGTACCATTATACATAGGGTTACCACAACGTGGGCTAGCTGAAGTTTGTTAATCCAAAATGACAACTTAATAACACGTAAGGAACATTAATTATGCCTTTATGAGTGTCAAGTGTAGGTTATGTCAGGGATGTGACGTgaatgccacacacacatactagtgTTTAGAAATTGTGCTCCCTGTGAACATACAATTTTGCGTTGTACAAATGGTACTTTTATTCATACACTTGTCAAAGTATTTGTTTCACTGAAACCCTCTTGCATGTAATTTTAGCTGATCCTTTATGATGCTAAACTGCTTTCTGCCCTTCCAGACCTCCATTATTTTCGACATCAAGCTGAGGGAACCCGACTGCGCAGTGAATGTTCACCAGCCCGTGCTTCCGGCACGTTCCATCCAGCCCTACAAAATCCCTCTCACAGGTGCCCTCTGAAGGCTGGGGAATCCCAAGCCTTGACCGTTGTCTTCATTATCTATTCACACAGCATTTCAAATTGCGGTTTCACCATCACGTTCACTACTCGTTTCACTGGAAACCTACCATGTCCGTAGGAATTAGGCACCCGTGTCACCTCTGACCTTTCACCTTCTCCCTCAGGGCCTTCAGCTGCTGCCGGTCAGGCTTCAGTGCTGTGTGAGCTCTGTATCCTTGTCCTCAGCTAAGACCCAAGGCTGATCGTATTGGCCCAGCATCCAAGTCTGTTCAGAACCTCTTCTGTTCAGCACTGTTGTTGGGTTTAACGCTATTATGGCAGCTTATGGcaacatgtttttcttttttatctaTTTGAACAACTATTGAAAAATTATGTCAAATAATTTGATATGTGCCTTTGCTGAAAATCGATGAACTTCCATGTTCATGTTGTGAGAACGTTCTTCTGGACCCTCTGTATTTCTCTGGTGATTCCCTCTTAACGTTCACTCAGACTCATCAACCTGGACCGTCTTTCAGCCAGACGTCATCATCAGTGCAAGTGAAGGTACATCGCAAGTTTATAGGCCGATTTGTTGTAATGATCTCGGTCTCTGTTGGATTTCTCCTGGTTTCTTCTCCTGCATTCAGCTCTGTTGTGTTCTTCCCACTCTCTACCTGTTAGGATATCTCTGGTACCTTCAGGTGAAACTCCAACCCACGGTGAACCTCCTTCAAGACAAAGGCAAACTTATGGACTTTTTGCTGTGCAGACGCGACTGCAAGATGGTCGTCCTGTCCGTCTGCTCGCAAAGTACGTGAGTCACGCGACGCCGGACGATTATGGATTGTTTAAGTGCCACAGTTCTAGTTGAGGTCTCCcttttgttgttattgttttgtaCCCTTCTGTTCTCCCTAAACTTGGTGATCATGGGCACAAGATTCAGTAGTTTCAACGCGATATGGTTAATAAGACAGATGTCTGGagtggccaaaaaaaaaaaaaacacaatcgTAATGGCCTTGTCTATTTCTTTTCTGCTCTTTAAAGTGCTGGTAGATGGAGAAGACAAAGGAAACTTGCCCGTGGTGGCCACCGTGTTCGACAAGCTTAACCAAGTGTATAAAGAGTATCTGGAGGCTGAGCAGGCGTATAGTGTGGTAACGGATCACTACGTTGTCCTTTTACACTCACGTTCACATGCTACCGATTACCAGCAAAAGTACGAGGGCGTAAACTCGTAAACGAGAAGAATCAGAAATGTTGGTTATTGTTGGTGGCAGTGAGGTTGTCGGTCATCCTGAACATCGTTTTTTGGCGTGTGGGTTTGTGTTCTAGGCTATGGAGTCAGGGCCCAGTCGCGTCAGCAACTCCTACAAAAGACCCGTTCGGACGCAAGCCGTCATTGACCAGTCAGACATGTACACGCATGTCCTCTCTGCATTTACTGAGAAGAAGGTGATTCATTTTAACACTGTCTTGATCATATTTAACACTTTGTGCCAAGTACCTGATTGCGAAAGCATCCTCGTGTGCAACATACCTATAGAGCAGGAAACCTTATAGTGCTGTTACACACCAGTGGTGAGTGGGACTTCTCCAACATCGATGACTCACGTATTTCTTTGGAGTACCTTCAGACTTTGGTTCTTGTTGGTTGATTTTTTCCCCTGAAACATCTATATAGAAaaagcaaaacaacaacaaaaaaactttTTGCTACTTAAGACTTATAAACGAGGTGCTAAAAGAAATATGTATTGACTAACTACCTATGTTACATGAAAGATTAGTCATATTGTAACATCACTGGTTTCTCAGGCCCTGCAGGCATGTGTTTTGGGGAATAACAATTATTATCTTATAATTTACTATTTATTTCTCAAGGTTTTTTTTAATGAGTGACTATGCATGCTCATAAACAAGAGATCCAAGCGATAATATAATAATGCGGCAGGTTCAGTGTCAGGCTGGTGGGTCACTGAGAACTGAGGTAGTTCTCAGCAGTAAGACGCACAAAACCTCTCAACTGCTTCACAGATCTCCAGGCAACTCGGATCTCGGACCGTTGATGTTTGCGTGAAAAGTGCACTGTAGTAAATGGTGTTGTAGTCTTATTTAAATGCTCATTATTATTTAAACGAGCATGCACACCTCACTTCCTTCCTGTTCTCAGTACTCTGACTACAACTACTACGACTACAACTATGTCAGAGTGAGTCTACATGGATCATCTCATCTAGACTTTATTTGAGGatctgattacatttttgtaATCCACTACTTTTTGTCTTTGTCGAGACCTTGTGGACTCCTTGAGTACGCCACAAATTGCTGCAAGGTAGTTAATTGCAACCTaattgtgtttgtttaatcaATTCTTTAAACAACCAATGAATTATACCAATTATACCAATGAAACCAAGCTCGTTTGGTAGCAGGTAGATGGTTCTCCTCGCACGCCTCAGTCCCAGCAGTTTTCCTGCAGTTTTTTTTGCAGCCACGCGTCTTTTAAAACGCACACACCAAAATACTTTAGCCATCAGCATACGTCATACATCGTGGGCTTCTGAATACTTATTTTTCACTCCGTATACtttatgggcagtcatggcctggtggtagggaactggtcttgtgaccggagggtcgtgggttcgattcccagacctgaggccgtgactgaggtgcccttgagcaaggcacctaaccccaactgctccccgggtgccgggctagggctgcccaccgctctgggcacatgtgatccacagccccctagtaatcactagtgtgtgtgtgtgtgtgtgtgtgtgtgtgtgtgttctaactgcacaggtgggttaaaagcggaggacaaatttcgattgcggtgtaaaaatcacaatttgcAAAATATGGAACACACATTTACTCAAACTATTTATGGATTTTCAATTCCTCCCAATACTGCATAAATGGTTTGTATGTGTTCTGTTTGTCTTGAACAGGATGGGTCTCATAAGTTCATCATTGCTGTTCTCATGGAGTACATTCGCTCCCTCAACCAGTACCAGATCACAGTTCAGGTACAGCTCCAATTCTGTGTGCTACACATCAGGTTCACAGATATCAATTCCTCAAAGAGGGTTGATTCTCaacaaaaataagaaataatTTCATTCTTTGCCAAATGAGCACCACTACACTCTTAAAGAACTGAATTACGATAACAAATGATAACGGTGAAAtcacattttcattttgtttaactattgtcttttttttctggTTCGACTTTTTACTAAGCAGTAATGCCTATTTTGACCTCTGAACTTGCATAAGTGCAACACCCCGTTATCCATGCGTCTTAACACTTTCACACGCTCCCCTCTGTTTGACAGCACTACCTGTATGAGCTTGTCATCAAAACTCTGGTTCAGCACAATCTATTCTACATGCTTCACCAGTTTCTTCAGTACCACGTGTTGAGTGATTCAAAGCCATTGGTGAGTCCAGTTCTGAAGCTTTCAGCACTTTGTGAGCTCTGTTTATGGGATCAGCTACATCAATCTCtaaggcctgtgttgaaaactGACCTGCGAGTAAAAAATAGCTGAATTATCTGGTAGTGTTCTTGTAGTTTACGGTGCTGTGACTCTCCAAACTTTTGCCTGGTATGGTGTGTgtaatatacatacatatagaaGATACTTGCTtgtacagctgatgaaggacctctgtatGAGCCATCTGTAGTATAAAACATGTTTCTATTTTCTAATAAGAATACCAGCTCACTGCAGTGCTCTTTGCTTGTTTAGGCCTGTTTGTTACTGTCACTAGAGAGCACGTATCCTCCTGCTCACCAGCTCTCTCTAGACATGCTGAAGGTAACGCACATTAGGCATTTATTTGGCTTGCTTTACGAACACATGCATTTATAAAATCCATTGTAAAGACACTGGGTTTAAAACGTTTGTGTACGTGCATGTGTTCTACAGCGACTCTCCACCGCTAATGATGAGATAGTGGAGGTGCTCCTGTCCAAACAGCAGGTCCTTGGGGCTCTTCGGTTTGTCCGCAGTGTCGGTGGCCACGACGGCGTCTCCGCACGCAAATTTCTGGATGCTGCACGTCAGACCGACGACACCATGCTGTTCTACACCATCTTCCGCTTCTTTGAGCAAAGAAACCTGCGATTACGTGGCAATCCAGCCTTCAACCCAGGTAAACCGCCGATATCCCAACTTTGGTTCATTTAGTTGCTGTACgaaatgctgtttttttctcatctcgtgtgtgatgtatgtaaacaaacaaatcttTTAGTTAGAAGAAGAAAAGACAAGACTCATATTCCATGTGCATTGCAGTGCTCGCGTGATTTTGGAGTCGTACTGAAGTGCTTGTGTTTCCTGGTTGTGTGATTCTGTTTCCGTCTCCCAGGCGAACACTGTGAGGAGCATGTCGCTTACTTTAAAGACGTGTTTGGGGAACAGTCGCTGATGAAACCTGCAACCGTATGAACTGAATTACTCGCTAAGGTGCCATTTACAAATAAATATGCTGCACTGAGCTGGACACCTTGTGGCACGTTAATGAATGTTAATGACCTAAAGATTTAATCATACATCAGGAAAATGACACTTTATAATAACACGACATCCTGTTTTGGACCGCTATAATCACCCTGTTTAAATATGCAGTCTGGAGACAACATTCAGCCTCAGTGTAAAGTCTGCATGGCCTCACTGGCACTGCCGTGATCTGTGGACGATCAGTGAATTCCCAAGATAAAGAAGTGTTGAAGCCTTTTTCTCAATGAACAGTTTTGGCAATAAACGTAGTTGTTTGTATAAAACTTGAAAGGGTGAAGGATATGGGTGAAACGTGCAGCCTTTTTGATACATATTGTAACAGGCTTATGAAGAAAGTGAAATATCTGGAAAAAAGGTCTTGGGACACAGTGACCTGGCTCAAAATGTCTCTGAATTCTTACATTTCTTCCATCATGTGAAAGTGGTTTTTGAAACAAACTTTAAAACATGGCACACATACAGCTTTGGTTGAACAAACAATGCACTGTGCGTTCCTAATTTTCAGTGTTCGGGGGTAATTTTGGAGCATAGTTGGAATACCAGAGGCAAATGTTTGTCGTGAGAAAATGCCCCATTTTGTTAGTGTTTTCCTGCACTGTCATTTGGTCAGAAAAATTGTTTAGTGTAATGACTTGTATGTTTTGTTAAGTGtaaaatgttcagaaatgttggTTAAAACTTGCCACACGACATACTGTGTAATGACGTTAGATTAATTAAGATTAAGTAATGTTACATTGAATTATATCTGTCAATATCGAGCAATATCGGAGCTTCTGTGTTCATGCATTATGGACTGGTAGCCGCATTTTGCATTTGCATCTTAAAACAGTTAATACATCTTGACTTTGCCTTGAGATCGGCTGTAATGCCTAAAAAAGCAAATTTATGATTAACAATTCTTAATTGAATTAATAGAACTGATCtatttttatgtatgtatgtgttttaaAAATGTACCCACTATTGTGTatataataaatgtaaatatcatgGTATGTGATCTCTTGATGTACAATAATGTCCTATACAGTCAAGGACGGCAAAGTAAAGGCACAAGCATTTCTCAAGAAGACTTTCAATGCAGGTGTGGACATGTCAAGGGAGATTGTGTAAGCTAAATTATCAGCAAATACCCTCTTGATATTCAGTTTGGCCATACTACGCTCACTGATAGGAATGCAGACATTATGCAGTAGTCTtgacaaaaagtaaaaaaaaaaaaactttattaaAAGTAGCTACAGTTGGCTGCTCTTAGATTTGATTCGGAGATACGATTGCGGGTTTCACTAGAATTTTGAGAATCTGGTTCCATCTCAGTGGGGTAACGGTGGCAGTCGTCTCTCCATGACGGAGTTCAAGTAATACAGCAGTGAAACATGAAACGCATCCATTAAAAAGTCACAGTAAATGAACAcgggggtggggaggggcagTTGTTATCCACAAGGTCAGTGAGGAACGTGGGGGCAGGTTTTCCATCAAAAGCACTCCCAGGACAGCACTCCCAGCTA is a window from the Brachyhypopomus gauderio isolate BG-103 chromosome 13, BGAUD_0.2, whole genome shotgun sequence genome containing:
- the rmc1 gene encoding regulator of MON1-CCZ1 complex, whose protein sequence is MGEEYYLELSENPVQFENASSVNNVFFDEANKQVFAVRSGGATGVVAKGPDDRSSVAFRMEDKGEVKCIKFSLGNKILAVQRNPKSVDFINFIPDFPHLEFSHECKTKNASVLGFCWTNWNEIVFVTDQGIEFYQVLPDKRTLKMLKSQSINVNWYIYCPEPAVLLLSTTVQGNVLQPFAFKNGTMSKMPKFEIELPMVPKPAKLNLSERDIAVATIYGQLYVMYLKHHSRTTNSSGAEVVLYHLPREGSCKKTHVLKLNTTGKFALNVVDNLIVVHHQSSQTSIIFDIKLREPDCAVNVHQPVLPARSIQPYKIPLTGPSAAAGQASVLCELYSSTWTVFQPDVIISASEGYLWYLQVKLQPTVNLLQDKGKLMDFLLCRRDCKMVVLSVCSQMLVDGEDKGNLPVVATVFDKLNQVYKEYLEAEQAYSVAMESGPSRVSNSYKRPVRTQAVIDQSDMYTHVLSAFTEKKDGSHKFIIAVLMEYIRSLNQYQITVQHYLYELVIKTLVQHNLFYMLHQFLQYHVLSDSKPLACLLLSLESTYPPAHQLSLDMLKRLSTANDEIVEVLLSKQQVLGALRFVRSVGGHDGVSARKFLDAARQTDDTMLFYTIFRFFEQRNLRLRGNPAFNPGEHCEEHVAYFKDVFGEQSLMKPATV